One sulfur-oxidizing endosymbiont of Gigantopelta aegis genomic region harbors:
- the ccmB gene encoding heme exporter protein CcmB, translating into MYNAFLSLLKRDLRLAFRHKSEIFNPLFFFVIVVTLFPLGISPEKQTLAEIGPGIIWVAALLASMLSLDSLFRSDYDDGTLELMLLSEYPLSIMVLAKIIVHWLITGFPIIIFSPLLGTVMFLSPDAIETLMITLLLGTPILSLIGAIGMALVVALKRGGMLLSLLVLPLYIPVLIFSSNAVGSSMAGLSISGQLYFLAAFMIFCLTLAPIATSAALRVSLE; encoded by the coding sequence GTGTATAACGCTTTTCTTAGTTTATTAAAACGTGATTTACGTCTGGCCTTCAGACATAAGAGTGAAATATTCAATCCATTATTTTTCTTTGTAATAGTGGTGACACTTTTTCCTTTGGGGATCAGTCCCGAAAAACAAACCTTAGCTGAAATTGGCCCAGGTATTATCTGGGTGGCTGCATTATTAGCTTCTATGCTCTCTTTGGATTCTCTTTTTCGTTCTGATTATGATGATGGCACCTTAGAATTGATGTTATTGAGCGAATATCCTTTGTCTATTATGGTGTTAGCAAAAATTATTGTGCATTGGCTGATCACTGGTTTCCCGATTATTATTTTCTCTCCTTTGCTCGGTACGGTGATGTTTTTAAGCCCGGATGCTATCGAAACCTTGATGATAACCTTATTGTTAGGCACACCCATATTAAGTTTAATTGGTGCGATTGGTATGGCACTGGTTGTTGCCTTAAAACGTGGCGGGATGTTATTGTCACTATTGGTATTACCTTTATATATTCCCGTATTAATTTTTTCTTCCAATGCAGTTGGCAGCAGCATGGCAGGTTTATCGATCTCCGGTCAGCTTTATTTTCTGGCCGCTTTTATGATTTTTTGTTTAACCCTAGCGCCCATTGCCACCTCCGCTGCACTTAGAGTGAGTCTCGAATAA
- a CDS encoding heme lyase CcmF/NrfE family subunit produces the protein MIPEIGNFALTIALAIAIILAALPLIGAHKNNLQLMQFSRYAVVAQFLMILISFIALAYSFAVDDFSVRYVASNSNSALPMMFKISAVWGAHEGSFLLWLLILSIWTVAVAFFSKSLPIAMTSRVLAVMGLLSIGFLLFIIFTSNPFDRLFPAALDGKDLNPLLQDFGLVIHPPMLYMGYVGFSVVFSITIAGLISGQLDSAWARWSRPWTVIAWVFLTLGIALGSWWAYYELGWGGWWFWDPVENASFMPWLVGTALIHSLVVTEKRGAFKSWTVLLSLMAFSLSLLGTFLVRSGVLVSVHAFASDPTRGSFILAFLVLVIGGSLMLYAIRGASMNGGGQFNLFSKDTFMLLGNILLTVACAMVLLGTLYPLLDQLIDLGKLSVGEPYFNTVFVPIMLPALVIMSMAPLMRWKSDTFERVAKQMIIPLFVALSVGIAMLFIEKGSIMVALSIGLATLVVSSVVMSFVLRVRNKGNAFAAMKKIPLSFYGMNVAHIGIAIFVVGVTFTESMSLQKDLRMEPGDTISLGGYSFTFEGASSHQGPNYIAYEGAISVMGPKGEEVAVLTPQKRTYQVSGMPMTEAGIDAGMFRDLFVALAEQLDNGAWSLRIYYKPFIRWIWLGCIFMGLGGFIAVLDRRYRLKTVDGDSKETDSTNNDPKVALA, from the coding sequence ATGATACCTGAAATTGGCAACTTTGCCCTGACGATTGCCCTGGCAATCGCTATTATTCTGGCGGCTTTACCCTTAATTGGCGCACATAAAAATAATCTGCAACTTATGCAGTTTTCCCGTTATGCGGTAGTGGCTCAGTTTTTGATGATTTTGATATCCTTTATTGCGCTGGCTTATTCCTTTGCGGTGGATGATTTTTCAGTCCGGTATGTCGCATCAAACTCTAATTCAGCATTGCCTATGATGTTTAAAATTTCCGCCGTATGGGGAGCACATGAAGGCTCCTTTTTATTATGGCTGTTAATTCTTTCCATCTGGACAGTTGCAGTGGCTTTTTTCAGTAAAAGTCTGCCCATAGCCATGACGTCAAGAGTGTTGGCGGTAATGGGTTTGCTGAGTATCGGGTTCCTATTATTTATTATATTTACTTCAAATCCATTTGATCGTCTTTTCCCTGCCGCTTTGGACGGTAAGGACTTAAACCCCTTGTTGCAAGATTTTGGCTTAGTCATTCATCCGCCCATGCTTTATATGGGCTATGTGGGCTTTTCAGTGGTCTTCAGTATTACCATTGCTGGGCTGATTTCAGGTCAGTTAGATTCGGCTTGGGCTCGTTGGTCGCGTCCTTGGACAGTCATTGCTTGGGTGTTCTTAACGCTGGGTATCGCATTAGGTAGTTGGTGGGCTTATTATGAATTAGGCTGGGGTGGCTGGTGGTTCTGGGATCCCGTTGAGAACGCATCGTTCATGCCTTGGTTAGTCGGTACGGCATTAATTCACTCCTTAGTCGTGACTGAAAAACGTGGTGCCTTCAAAAGCTGGACGGTGCTATTATCCTTAATGGCTTTCTCTCTAAGCTTATTAGGTACTTTTTTAGTGCGCTCAGGGGTATTGGTTTCCGTACATGCCTTCGCCTCTGATCCAACTCGTGGCTCGTTTATTCTGGCTTTCTTGGTACTGGTGATTGGTGGTTCTCTCATGCTTTATGCCATTCGTGGTGCTTCCATGAATGGCGGCGGTCAATTTAATTTATTTTCCAAAGACACCTTTATGCTCTTAGGAAACATCCTGCTGACAGTTGCCTGTGCTATGGTCTTGCTCGGTACACTTTATCCGTTATTAGATCAGCTGATAGACTTAGGTAAATTATCCGTGGGCGAACCGTACTTTAATACCGTCTTTGTGCCTATTATGCTACCGGCGCTGGTGATTATGTCCATGGCTCCCTTGATGCGCTGGAAGAGTGATACCTTTGAACGCGTTGCCAAACAAATGATTATTCCGTTGTTTGTTGCTTTGTCAGTCGGTATTGCCATGCTCTTTATTGAAAAAGGCTCGATCATGGTTGCTTTAAGTATTGGCCTTGCAACGCTGGTGGTCTCAAGTGTGGTTATGAGCTTTGTGCTTCGCGTGCGTAACAAAGGCAATGCCTTTGCTGCGATGAAAAAAATTCCCTTATCATTCTATGGTATGAATGTCGCCCATATTGGTATTGCTATCTTCGTGGTCGGTGTTACCTTTACAGAGTCCATGAGTTTGCAAAAAGATTTACGGATGGAACCTGGTGACACCATTAGTTTAGGTGGTTACTCCTTTACTTTTGAAGGTGCTAGTTCACATCAAGGACCCAACTATATCGCCTATGAAGGCGCTATCAGTGTCATGGGGCCTAAAGGTGAAGAAGTGGCTGTCTTGACCCCGCAAAAACGAACCTATCAAGTGAGTGGTATGCCAATGACTGAAGCGGGCATTGATGCAGGTATGTTCCGTGACTTATTCGTTGCGCTGGCGGAACAATTAGACAATGGTGCCTGGAGCTTGCGAATTTATTATAAGCCCTTTATACGCTGGATTTGGTTGGGTTGTATTTTCATGGGCTTGGGTGGTTTTATTGCTGTATTGGATCGACGTTATCGTTTAAAGACAGTTGATGGTGATAGCAAAGAAACTGATAGCACAAACAATGACCCAAAAGTTGCCTTGGCATAA
- the ccmA gene encoding cytochrome c biogenesis heme-transporting ATPase CcmA, whose amino-acid sequence MSYENNIPSDNNSSPQAVKGLKVQNLTCERGYRELFTDLNFMLSPGEVLHIKGENGTGKTSLLRILSGLALPISGEISFDGYDCRKFRSEYNENIAFMGHKLGIKLELTPVENVRSYCELSTQHSEQAILDVLEKVGLYGFEEMYCNQLSAGQKRRVAIAQAILSKARLWLLDEPFTSLDVVGVAFFLQVIQQHVNEGGMVLLTTHQEVNLKNCTTKYLQLPSGQLSD is encoded by the coding sequence GTGTCATACGAAAATAATATACCATCCGATAATAATTCATCGCCTCAAGCTGTAAAAGGTTTGAAAGTTCAGAATCTGACCTGTGAACGAGGCTATAGAGAACTTTTTACTGATCTTAACTTTATGCTTTCTCCCGGTGAAGTTTTGCACATCAAAGGTGAAAATGGCACTGGGAAGACCAGTTTATTAAGAATTCTATCGGGATTGGCTTTGCCAATCAGCGGTGAAATTAGCTTCGATGGCTATGATTGCCGCAAGTTTCGCAGTGAATACAATGAGAATATTGCTTTTATGGGGCATAAACTGGGTATCAAATTAGAATTGACACCCGTAGAGAATGTTCGTAGTTATTGTGAATTAAGCACTCAGCATAGTGAGCAAGCCATTCTGGATGTATTAGAAAAAGTTGGCTTGTACGGCTTTGAAGAGATGTATTGCAATCAGCTCTCTGCGGGTCAAAAACGCCGAGTTGCTATTGCTCAGGCAATCTTATCCAAGGCGCGTTTATGGCTTTTGGATGAACCTTTCACCTCATTAGATGTGGTTGGTGTGGCATTTTTTCTACAAGTTATTCAACAACATGTCAATGAAGGTGGTATGGTTTTACTGACCACTCATCAGGAAGTTAACCTGAAAAACTGCACGACTAAATACCTGCAATTACCCTCTGGGCAACTCAGTGACTAA
- the napF gene encoding ferredoxin-type protein NapF: protein MTKITRMQLLRGDLKGEKTLFRPPWALPEEYFIDYCTRCNKCVDACFDELIVKGRGGFPQMDFKRGGCDFCEDCLNICPDNALKKVPTNVIEKEFLPPWQIKASIDLSNCLSMNATICRSCGESCDDEAINFTLKLGGIAEPELNVDACTGCGACFSVCPVQVISLRSIVLDKENHQVSEMS from the coding sequence ATGACAAAAATAACGCGTATGCAGTTGCTAAGAGGGGATTTAAAAGGAGAAAAAACTCTTTTTAGACCACCTTGGGCTCTTCCTGAAGAATATTTTATAGATTATTGTACGCGTTGTAATAAGTGTGTTGATGCCTGCTTTGACGAATTGATCGTCAAAGGGCGTGGTGGTTTTCCACAAATGGACTTCAAACGAGGTGGCTGTGATTTTTGTGAAGATTGCTTGAATATTTGTCCGGATAATGCACTTAAGAAAGTTCCTACTAACGTTATAGAAAAAGAATTTCTACCTCCATGGCAAATAAAGGCCAGTATTGACCTGAGTAATTGTCTTTCAATGAATGCGACCATCTGTCGCTCTTGTGGTGAGTCTTGTGATGATGAGGCCATTAACTTTACTTTAAAACTCGGTGGAATCGCCGAACCAGAGCTTAATGTTGATGCATGTACTGGATGTGGTGCCTGTTTTTCAGTCTGCCCGGTGCAGGTTATTAGTTTAAGGTCTATAGTATTAGACAAAGAGAATCACCAAGTATCAGAAATGAGTTAA
- the ccmD gene encoding heme exporter protein CcmD gives MLEMLQMGKYGAYVWSSYGIAAVVMGYVAFKPLLDKKAIFKELMMKYRREAHQKAAQAQAKTQENP, from the coding sequence ATGCTTGAAATGTTACAAATGGGAAAATACGGCGCTTATGTCTGGTCATCCTATGGCATTGCCGCTGTGGTGATGGGCTATGTTGCCTTTAAACCGCTGCTCGATAAGAAAGCTATTTTTAAGGAATTAATGATGAAATACCGTCGAGAAGCACATCAAAAAGCGGCTCAAGCACAAGCAAAAACGCAGGAAAACCCATGA
- a CDS encoding chaperone NapD, with product MNICSVIVSAKPEKSHAISQLLEEMEGIDVFGGVDEGKIIATLEDSGEKALADKMAAINNLKGVINATMIYHQEADIKEMEEEIV from the coding sequence ATGAATATATGCAGTGTCATTGTGAGTGCTAAACCGGAAAAATCTCACGCAATTAGTCAGTTGCTTGAAGAGATGGAAGGTATTGATGTTTTCGGCGGTGTCGATGAGGGAAAAATAATTGCTACACTTGAAGACAGTGGTGAAAAAGCCCTGGCTGACAAAATGGCAGCGATAAATAATTTAAAAGGTGTGATAAATGCAACGATGATTTATCACCAGGAAGCAGATATTAAAGAAATGGAAGAGGAGATCGTATAG
- a CDS encoding heme ABC transporter permease has translation MKSQKTGFFKSVMKFIYHFASPKHFYRISGKMIPWLGWSAALLLIAGSIDGLFLAPVDYQQGDSYRIIYIHVPAAWMSMFIYMVMAISGAIGMIWKIKLADVVASSSAPIGAAFTFLALVTGSIWGKPMWGAWWVWDARLTSELILLFLYLGFMALEAAIEEPRAAARACAILAIVGVINIPIIHYSVEWWNTLHQGATVTKFDKPSIHISMLIPLLLMALGFKLYYATVVLIRARNKVLYTEQNNSWVKEIVKVNT, from the coding sequence ATGAAATCTCAAAAGACCGGTTTTTTTAAATCCGTGATGAAGTTTATTTATCACTTTGCTTCACCGAAACATTTTTATCGTATCTCCGGAAAAATGATCCCTTGGCTTGGTTGGTCAGCTGCGTTACTGCTAATTGCCGGCAGTATCGATGGCTTATTTCTTGCCCCAGTGGATTACCAGCAGGGTGACAGCTATCGTATTATTTACATTCATGTTCCAGCAGCCTGGATGTCCATGTTTATCTATATGGTGATGGCGATATCTGGTGCCATAGGTATGATTTGGAAAATTAAACTCGCCGATGTGGTCGCCAGCAGTAGTGCGCCCATTGGTGCGGCTTTTACCTTTTTGGCTTTAGTCACGGGTTCTATTTGGGGTAAGCCAATGTGGGGTGCATGGTGGGTTTGGGATGCACGTTTAACTTCAGAGCTGATCTTATTATTTCTCTATCTGGGATTTATGGCTTTAGAAGCCGCCATTGAAGAGCCTCGCGCTGCGGCAAGAGCCTGTGCGATATTGGCTATTGTGGGTGTAATTAACATTCCTATCATTCATTATTCAGTTGAATGGTGGAATACCTTGCATCAGGGTGCGACAGTGACCAAGTTTGATAAGCCTTCAATTCATATCTCTATGCTCATCCCTTTATTATTAATGGCCTTGGGTTTTAAACTTTATTACGCCACTGTGGTCTTAATACGAGCGAGAAATAAAGTCTTATATACTGAACAGAATAATAGTTGGGTGAAAGAGATCGTTAAAGTGAATACTTGA
- a CDS encoding cytochrome c-type biogenesis protein, producing the protein MKRKLISFLLILGVSLFALQVQAGPKGAPKDPIVFNDPQIESDYLELAEELRCLVCQNQNLIDSNADLADDLRREVAKMLKQGKTKEQVTEFMVERYGDFVLYNPPFKIQTLLLWAGPFVLMFWGLFSMMKKIKAGKTEENSSVALSEQEKEKLQAILKNK; encoded by the coding sequence ATGAAACGTAAATTAATCAGTTTTTTACTGATACTCGGTGTTTCATTATTTGCACTACAAGTACAAGCAGGCCCTAAGGGCGCACCTAAAGATCCAATCGTCTTTAATGATCCGCAAATAGAAAGTGATTATTTAGAATTGGCTGAAGAGTTACGTTGTCTGGTTTGTCAGAATCAAAACCTAATTGATTCCAATGCTGATTTAGCGGATGATTTACGCCGTGAAGTGGCCAAAATGCTGAAGCAGGGCAAAACTAAGGAACAAGTGACTGAGTTTATGGTCGAGCGTTATGGTGATTTTGTCTTATACAATCCTCCGTTTAAAATACAGACTTTGCTCTTGTGGGCAGGCCCCTTTGTACTGATGTTTTGGGGTTTGTTTAGCATGATGAAAAAAATTAAAGCGGGCAAAACTGAAGAAAATAGTAGTGTTGCGCTTTCTGAGCAAGAAAAAGAAAAGCTGCAAGCAATTCTAAAGAACAAATAA
- the ccmE gene encoding cytochrome c maturation protein CcmE — protein MNPKRKNRLILILLILAGVGAAVTLGLKALDQNLLYFFSPTQVKAGEAPIDHSFRLGGLVTTGSVKREKDGMTIHFDITDGGETIAVTYVGILPDLFREGQGIVATGKMDGSTKMLADGNKVPHFVADVVLAKHDENYMPPEVQDALDKAQEEGKKKMAENTNAQSTTSNNIPSNTSNNTPKNEAPGAVTQ, from the coding sequence ATGAACCCGAAACGTAAAAATCGCCTGATATTGATTTTATTAATCTTAGCCGGTGTTGGCGCTGCCGTGACTCTGGGCCTTAAAGCCTTGGATCAAAATTTACTTTATTTTTTCAGTCCCACCCAGGTAAAAGCCGGTGAAGCGCCGATTGATCACTCCTTTCGTCTCGGTGGACTCGTCACTACCGGCAGTGTTAAGCGTGAAAAAGATGGTATGACTATCCACTTCGATATTACTGATGGTGGTGAAACCATCGCTGTGACTTATGTGGGAATTTTGCCAGATTTATTTCGTGAAGGTCAGGGCATTGTTGCCACGGGTAAAATGGATGGTTCAACTAAAATGCTCGCGGATGGCAATAAGGTGCCTCACTTTGTTGCAGACGTAGTGCTCGCCAAACACGATGAAAATTATATGCCTCCAGAGGTTCAAGACGCTTTAGATAAAGCGCAAGAAGAAGGCAAAAAGAAAATGGCAGAAAATACTAACGCCCAAAGCACTACTTCTAATAATATTCCTAGTAATACCTCCAACAACACCCCTAAAAATGAAGCACCAGGAGCTGTCACACAATGA
- a CDS encoding DsbE family thiol:disulfide interchange protein: protein MKKQYMTPLIIFGLLVVLLIVGLIKSEFIRDVPSPLIGKPVPNFTLPTVEADQTAFSSKELQGKVYLVNIWASWCVSCRAEHEILNYAAKQGIKIYGINYKDEIEDARRWLAARGNPYVKSGHDLAGRIGIDWGVYGVPETFIIDKKGMIRYKHTGPVYIDDLNKKLIPLIKQLEAES from the coding sequence ATGAAAAAACAATACATGACACCGCTAATTATTTTTGGATTGTTGGTGGTCTTACTCATTGTAGGATTAATCAAATCTGAATTTATTCGTGATGTACCATCACCTTTAATAGGTAAGCCTGTACCTAATTTTACATTGCCAACAGTTGAAGCCGATCAAACAGCCTTCAGTAGTAAAGAATTACAGGGCAAGGTCTATTTAGTCAATATCTGGGCTTCCTGGTGTGTATCCTGTCGTGCTGAACATGAGATTTTGAATTATGCAGCAAAACAAGGCATTAAAATTTATGGCATTAATTATAAAGACGAGATAGAAGATGCCCGTCGTTGGTTGGCTGCTCGTGGTAATCCCTATGTGAAAAGCGGCCATGATTTGGCTGGTCGAATAGGTATTGACTGGGGCGTTTATGGTGTACCGGAAACATTTATTATTGATAAAAAAGGCATGATTCGCTATAAGCATACTGGCCCGGTTTATATTGATGATTTGAATAAGAAACTCATTCCATTAATCAAACAACTTGAGGCAGAATCATGA
- the ccmI gene encoding c-type cytochrome biogenesis protein CcmI: protein MWVLWLICAILVVIAILLLIQPLFKTYSADELVETQGQADQRKALNIKLYEEKKVQIELDFNNGLLSEEARIQAQNEIEHSLIDDAASSSSVELVQLSNASAKKLSIAMLIFIPVFSVVVYISIIPGNIEQIVLAQPLSNDAHAAQKQVPDISAMVASLEKKLEQDAGNAQGWNMLGRSYMVLKRYDDAVIAYEKSLVLVKKEDAVEIPELEINYVEALMQTGQKASYQKAQAILSATLKADPNNGDALWFMGFLDYENGQKATAAKRWTHLLTLLPDDSEQSRIVSSYLSHVTTELNGGVPVAKKAAIAKTQTASASQTQTVAKSGPAPGQQLTGSKDEQAFIAAMIARVEKRVKDNPQDLKGWQTLGKSYGVLNRLDDSADAYGKAVKLDPTNANLMMSYSDAVIKTKNSEQLNKARMLFAQLAENNPKNLDALFLSGSLARMAGDKEAAKQFWSALLPQLPAGSDAYKNVEANIKSL from the coding sequence ATGTGGGTACTATGGTTAATTTGTGCAATATTAGTGGTAATAGCGATACTGCTATTAATACAGCCTTTATTTAAGACTTATTCTGCTGATGAATTGGTTGAAACTCAGGGGCAGGCTGATCAGCGTAAAGCGTTGAATATTAAACTCTATGAAGAAAAGAAAGTTCAAATTGAACTGGACTTTAATAATGGCTTACTCAGTGAAGAAGCGCGTATTCAGGCGCAAAATGAAATTGAGCATAGCTTAATCGATGATGCAGCGTCTTCAAGCTCGGTCGAATTAGTGCAATTAAGCAATGCCAGTGCAAAAAAACTATCGATTGCCATGCTGATTTTTATTCCTGTTTTTTCTGTTGTGGTTTATATTTCCATCATACCCGGTAATATTGAACAAATTGTGCTGGCTCAGCCGCTAAGCAATGATGCCCATGCTGCTCAAAAACAAGTGCCTGATATTAGTGCGATGGTGGCGTCTTTAGAAAAGAAATTAGAACAAGATGCGGGTAATGCTCAGGGCTGGAATATGTTGGGGCGTTCTTATATGGTGCTAAAGCGTTATGATGACGCGGTGATTGCTTATGAAAAATCCTTAGTCCTGGTTAAGAAAGAGGATGCTGTTGAGATTCCCGAATTAGAAATTAATTATGTCGAAGCCTTAATGCAAACAGGTCAGAAGGCTTCTTATCAGAAAGCACAGGCTATTTTATCTGCGACTTTAAAAGCTGATCCGAATAATGGTGATGCCTTGTGGTTTATGGGCTTTCTTGATTATGAAAATGGTCAAAAAGCAACGGCTGCTAAGCGTTGGACTCATCTATTGACCTTGTTACCGGACGATAGTGAGCAGTCGCGCATTGTAAGTTCTTATTTGAGTCATGTGACGACTGAATTGAATGGTGGCGTACCGGTTGCTAAAAAAGCAGCTATAGCAAAAACACAGACTGCATCAGCATCACAAACACAGACAGTCGCTAAAAGTGGGCCTGCACCGGGTCAGCAACTCACGGGCTCAAAAGATGAGCAGGCATTTATTGCAGCGATGATTGCTCGAGTAGAAAAGCGTGTTAAAGACAATCCGCAGGATCTGAAAGGCTGGCAAACGCTGGGTAAGTCCTATGGTGTACTTAATCGTCTAGATGATTCAGCAGATGCCTATGGCAAGGCTGTGAAACTGGATCCCACGAATGCTAATCTTATGATGAGCTATTCTGATGCAGTGATTAAAACTAAAAATAGTGAACAGCTTAACAAAGCACGTATGTTATTTGCACAATTGGCTGAGAATAATCCTAAAAACTTAGACGCCTTATTCCTTTCCGGTTCCTTAGCTCGCATGGCGGGTGATAAAGAAGCGGCCAAGCAATTCTGGAGTGCTCTGCTACCACAACTACCTGCAGGTAGTGATGCATATAAGAACGTAGAGGCAAATATTAAGTCATTATAA